The Anaerolineae bacterium genome window below encodes:
- a CDS encoding ATP-binding cassette domain-containing protein produces MNTLPAISSPPITARINGAVRPGAIHVDNLNVTLRGLPVLKEISLRVETGEFVLISGPSGSGKSTLARALTGLLRSQEGVSVTGAIGICGGDALRLPPAQVAQQIGIVFQNPRAQLFNLTVAEELACGPRNLGLDEQAIHARVSWAADALDLTPLLPRRLDTLSGGEIQRVAIGAVLTMGSRVLILDEPTSSLDVQATRQVVRLLRHLHEQEGTTILLIEHRLGEVAHLATRVVLLDEGRLAADGPAADILQDTALLRRLGMRRPAPQPVADWRTLLEPDGVHPPGSQPLLILEGIEAGYRQHTVLKDVNLILWPGEFVALAGDNGAGKSTLALVAAGLKSPRRGRVIFNGHQRVRMGLDVGLLFQNPLDQLFCDTVDEEVAFGPHNFGCFVPDIHARTLERCDLTALRRRPVHALSAGQQQRLALAAVLALQPALLILDEPTLGQDWRHLEQLMAFVTDLNAQGTAVLMITHDYKLVHRYAHRLVLLQEGRIVADGRPIHQKEGEIAHAFQPA; encoded by the coding sequence ATGAACACCTTACCTGCCATCTCTTCACCACCCATCACCGCCCGGATCAATGGCGCTGTCAGACCCGGCGCAATTCACGTCGATAACCTGAATGTAACGCTGCGTGGTCTGCCGGTGCTGAAGGAAATCAGCCTGCGCGTTGAGACCGGTGAATTCGTGCTGATCAGCGGCCCTTCCGGCAGCGGCAAGAGCACGCTCGCCCGCGCTCTGACTGGCCTGTTGCGTAGCCAGGAAGGCGTATCCGTCACCGGGGCAATTGGGATTTGCGGCGGCGATGCCTTGCGTCTGCCGCCTGCACAGGTCGCCCAGCAAATCGGCATCGTCTTCCAGAACCCGCGTGCCCAGCTCTTCAACCTGACCGTGGCCGAAGAACTGGCCTGCGGCCCGCGTAACCTGGGGCTGGATGAGCAGGCTATCCACGCCCGGGTGTCCTGGGCCGCCGATGCCCTCGATCTGACTCCACTGCTGCCGCGCCGGCTGGACACCCTCTCCGGCGGGGAAATCCAGCGCGTTGCCATTGGCGCCGTCCTGACCATGGGGTCGCGCGTCCTCATCCTGGATGAGCCGACTTCCAGCCTGGATGTCCAGGCTACCCGGCAGGTCGTTCGATTGCTCAGGCATCTGCACGAGCAGGAAGGCACAACCATCCTGTTGATCGAGCATCGGCTGGGCGAGGTAGCTCACCTGGCGACGCGGGTTGTGCTGCTGGATGAAGGGCGCCTCGCCGCTGACGGTCCGGCAGCAGACATCCTGCAAGATACGGCCCTGTTGCGGCGGCTGGGGATGCGCCGCCCGGCCCCTCAGCCGGTAGCTGACTGGCGAACCCTGCTGGAGCCTGACGGTGTTCATCCCCCCGGCAGCCAGCCGCTGCTGATCCTGGAAGGGATCGAGGCCGGTTACCGCCAGCACACCGTCCTGAAGGATGTAAACCTCATCCTCTGGCCGGGTGAGTTTGTCGCCCTGGCCGGGGATAACGGCGCGGGCAAGAGCACCCTGGCGCTGGTTGCCGCGGGCCTCAAGTCCCCCCGGCGTGGGCGGGTCATCTTCAATGGCCACCAGCGGGTGCGGATGGGGCTGGATGTCGGGCTGCTCTTCCAGAATCCGCTGGACCAGCTCTTTTGCGACACGGTGGACGAAGAGGTCGCCTTCGGCCCGCACAACTTTGGCTGCTTCGTGCCGGATATCCACGCCCGCACGCTGGAACGCTGCGACCTGACCGCGCTGCGGCGGCGGCCCGTCCACGCCCTGTCCGCCGGGCAACAGCAACGCCTGGCGCTGGCCGCGGTACTGGCCCTGCAACCCGCCCTGCTGATCCTGGACGAACCTACGCTCGGTCAGGACTGGCGACACCTGGAGCAACTGATGGCCTTCGTCACTGACCTCAACGCGCAGGGAACAGCCGTCCTGATGATCACCCACGACTACAAGCTCGTACACCGTTACGCCCACCGCCTGGTGTTGCTGCAGGAAGGCCGCATCGTGGCAGACGGGCGGCCCATCCACCAGAAAGAAGGAGAGATTGCACATGCGTTTCAGCCTGCGTGA
- a CDS encoding molybdopterin-dependent oxidoreductase, producing MHTRHLPVALILFAALLLAACGPAGQASPTPPQEASVPGVILTITGGETERTFTLEQLQALPVTEVESADGQFVGVRLGDLLTEAGFSLEAIATVQVVATDGFSSTYPPELFSREDAVLAYARKGGSSLNDDEAPLRMVIPNEGGTMQPRMVNRIEVNVQG from the coding sequence ATGCATACCAGACATCTGCCAGTAGCTTTGATCCTCTTTGCGGCGCTGCTGCTTGCCGCCTGCGGTCCTGCCGGGCAAGCCTCACCCACCCCGCCGCAGGAAGCCTCCGTGCCCGGCGTCATCCTGACCATCACCGGCGGCGAAACCGAACGTACCTTCACGCTGGAACAGCTTCAGGCCCTGCCGGTGACCGAGGTCGAATCAGCGGACGGCCAGTTTGTCGGCGTACGGCTGGGCGATCTGCTAACCGAGGCCGGCTTTAGCCTGGAGGCCATCGCCACCGTGCAGGTGGTCGCAACCGACGGCTTCAGCAGCACCTACCCGCCAGAGCTGTTCAGCCGGGAAGATGCCGTGCTGGCCTACGCCCGCAAGGGTGGCAGCAGCCTCAACGACGACGAAGCGCCGCTGCGCATGGTCATTCCGAACGAGGGAGGCACGATGCAGCCACGGATGGTCAATCGAATCGAGGTAAACGTACAGGGATGA
- a CDS encoding iron-containing alcohol dehydrogenase: MRFEFATATRILFGPGTLREAAPLAAELGQRPLVVIGLAVEHAEPLLDDLAAHSLAATLFRVEGEPTTILVQQGCAAARANDCDLVIGFGGGSALDTAKAIAALLTNDGDVLDYLEVIGGGRPLTRPAAPCIAIPTTAGTGAEVTRNAVLLSPEHRVKVSLRSPLMLPRLAIVDPELTYSLPPEVTASTGLDALTQLVEPFVSHRANPLTDALCREGLGRAARSLRRAVQAPDPAAREDMALASLFGGLALANAALGAVHGFAGVLGGMFDAPHGAICARLLPFVMEANVRALQTRDPGNPALRRYDEAAHLLTGWLTATAADGVAWVHDLCRDLDVPPLSDYGLTEADFPAVVEGANRASSMKGNPIALTTEELTAILAQAL, from the coding sequence ATGCGCTTCGAATTCGCCACCGCCACGCGTATCCTCTTTGGGCCGGGAACCCTCCGGGAGGCGGCCCCGCTGGCCGCCGAACTGGGTCAGCGACCGCTGGTGGTGATCGGCCTCGCCGTCGAGCACGCCGAACCCCTGCTGGATGACCTGGCGGCGCATAGTCTGGCGGCGACACTGTTCCGGGTTGAAGGGGAGCCGACGACGATCCTGGTGCAGCAGGGTTGCGCTGCTGCCCGCGCCAACGACTGCGATCTGGTGATTGGCTTTGGTGGGGGTAGCGCCCTGGACACAGCCAAAGCCATCGCCGCCCTGCTGACCAACGACGGCGATGTGCTCGATTACCTGGAGGTGATCGGGGGCGGGCGTCCGTTGACTCGCCCTGCTGCACCATGCATCGCCATCCCGACCACAGCGGGCACCGGCGCGGAGGTCACCCGTAACGCGGTGTTGCTCTCCCCGGAGCATCGGGTCAAGGTCAGCCTGCGCAGCCCGCTGATGCTGCCGCGGCTGGCCATCGTTGACCCGGAACTGACCTACAGCCTGCCTCCGGAGGTCACCGCCAGCACCGGTCTGGACGCGCTGACCCAGCTAGTAGAACCATTCGTTTCTCACCGGGCCAACCCGCTGACGGATGCGCTGTGCCGGGAAGGGCTGGGGCGCGCCGCCCGTTCGCTGCGCCGGGCAGTTCAGGCGCCTGATCCCGCCGCCCGCGAGGACATGGCGCTGGCCAGCCTGTTCGGCGGGCTGGCTCTGGCCAACGCCGCGCTGGGGGCCGTACATGGTTTCGCTGGCGTGCTGGGCGGCATGTTTGACGCGCCGCACGGGGCCATCTGTGCCCGCTTGCTCCCCTTCGTGATGGAGGCCAATGTCCGCGCCCTGCAGACTCGCGATCCGGGCAACCCGGCTCTGCGGCGCTATGACGAGGCCGCTCACCTGCTGACCGGCTGGTTGACCGCTACCGCCGCTGATGGCGTGGCCTGGGTGCATGACCTGTGCCGCGACCTGGATGTCCCGCCGCTATCTGACTATGGGCTGACCGAGGCCGACTTCCCGGCGGTGGTGGAAGGCGCCAACCGCGCCAGTTCGATGAAGGGCAATCCGATCGCGCTGACGACGGAGGAACTGACGGCCATCCTGGCGCAGGCATTGTAG
- a CDS encoding antibiotic biosynthesis monooxygenase, with protein MHIVHVNIHVKPDAIEDFKAVAVENARHSIQEPGIVRFDVIQQKDDPTRFVLVEVYRTEEDVARHRETAHYLKWREAVPDLLAEPRYSVVYHNVHPDDAGWE; from the coding sequence ATGCACATCGTTCACGTGAATATCCACGTCAAGCCAGATGCGATCGAGGACTTCAAAGCCGTGGCCGTCGAGAACGCCAGGCACAGTATCCAGGAGCCGGGTATTGTCCGGTTCGATGTCATCCAGCAGAAGGATGACCCCACCCGCTTTGTACTGGTAGAGGTCTACCGTACCGAGGAAGATGTTGCCCGGCATCGGGAAACTGCCCACTACCTGAAGTGGCGGGAGGCTGTGCCGGACCTGCTGGCCGAGCCGCGTTATAGCGTCGTATACCACAACGTCCATCCTGACGACGCGGGCTGGGAATAG
- the nagA gene encoding N-acetylglucosamine-6-phosphate deacetylase: MLRLYGPLLAANGVLTEGEVILEGGQIAAIHPGPPQATPALTIDGILLPGFIDLQINGAYGHDFMGEPESVIEVAARLPATGVTGFLPTIVAAPLDQYPAWLERITAASQKARGAKVLGLHLEGPFLNEARKATNRPELLRQPNVDELRRMLNGFVRLMTLAPELPGALELVAELRRNGVVASAGHSDATYEQAMAGFAAGINYGTHLFNAMRGIHHREPGLVGALLASQVPVGLIVDGIHAHPEMVRLAYRLKGVNGITLVTDTIAALGMAPGTYQLGTQRVTTDGVSARLADGVTLAGAVLSMDAAIRNMRAITGCSLAEAAAMASTTPARVLGLLRKGQIAPGFDADLTVMDEQGQITLTIVGGEIVYRRAEATPE, translated from the coding sequence ATGCTGAGGCTGTACGGGCCATTGCTGGCAGCTAACGGAGTCCTCACCGAAGGTGAAGTGATCCTCGAAGGCGGTCAGATCGCGGCCATTCACCCCGGCCCACCGCAGGCCACACCGGCCCTCACCATCGATGGTATCCTCCTGCCCGGCTTCATCGACCTCCAGATCAACGGCGCCTACGGCCACGATTTCATGGGCGAGCCAGAGTCCGTGATCGAAGTAGCGGCGCGGCTGCCCGCTACCGGCGTGACCGGTTTCCTGCCGACAATCGTCGCCGCCCCGCTGGATCAGTACCCCGCCTGGCTGGAGCGCATCACCGCCGCCAGTCAGAAAGCACGCGGCGCAAAGGTGCTCGGCCTGCACCTGGAAGGCCCTTTCCTGAACGAAGCCCGCAAGGCCACCAACCGCCCGGAATTGTTGCGTCAGCCGAATGTGGACGAACTGCGCCGGATGCTCAACGGTTTTGTCCGCCTGATGACACTGGCCCCGGAATTGCCGGGTGCGCTGGAACTGGTGGCTGAGTTGCGGCGGAACGGTGTCGTGGCCTCTGCCGGACACTCCGATGCCACCTACGAGCAGGCGATGGCCGGCTTCGCCGCCGGGATCAACTACGGCACGCACCTCTTCAATGCTATGCGCGGCATCCACCACCGCGAGCCGGGGTTGGTCGGTGCGCTGCTGGCCAGCCAGGTACCCGTCGGCCTGATCGTGGATGGCATCCACGCCCACCCGGAAATGGTGCGGCTGGCCTACAGGCTGAAGGGCGTCAACGGGATCACGCTGGTGACGGATACCATCGCCGCCCTGGGCATGGCGCCGGGGACCTACCAGCTCGGCACGCAGCGCGTCACCACGGACGGCGTCAGCGCCCGGTTGGCCGACGGCGTCACCCTGGCCGGAGCCGTGTTGAGCATGGATGCGGCCATCCGCAACATGCGGGCGATCACCGGCTGCTCGCTGGCAGAAGCGGCAGCGATGGCCAGCACAACGCCCGCCCGCGTCCTGGGTTTGCTCCGCAAGGGCCAGATCGCCCCCGGCTTTGACGCCGATCTGACAGTCATGGATGAACAGGGGCAGATCACGCTGACCATCGTCGGGGGTGAAATCGTGTACCGGCGCGCGGAAGCGACGCCAGAGTGA
- a CDS encoding CoA-acylating methylmalonate-semialdehyde dehydrogenase, with protein sequence MSQQPVLRNYINGQWHNSGSSTVLPVTNPATAQTLTHVPLSPAVEVDAAAQAALKAFQEWRRTPAPDRIQFLFKLKFLLEEHLDELARIVTNECGKTYAESVGEIRRGIENIEVACGIPSLMQGYNNEDIARGIDEHMIRQPLGVVAAITPFNFPAMIPLWFLPYAVATGNCFILKPSERVPMASQRLFELIAQAGFPPGVLQLVNGSKETVDAILDHPAIRAISFVGSTPVARYIYRRAAENGKRAQCQGGAKNPVVIMPDADMVTTTRIMADSAFGCAGQRCLAASVAITVGGARNTFTEAIAEAAATRVVGYGLDPGVEMGPVITAQSKERIEGLIAKGAQEGASVLVDGRGKRVNGYEDGYFIFPTVLDDVPPDSEIAHTEIFGPVLSLMHVQTLDEAIELVNNRRYGNMACIFTSDGASARRFRYEANAGNIGINIGVAAPMAFFPFSGWGESFFGDLHGQAWHGVEFYTQTKVVIERWPRDWSRRF encoded by the coding sequence ATGTCTCAACAACCTGTCCTGCGTAATTACATCAACGGCCAGTGGCACAACTCCGGTTCGTCTACCGTGCTACCCGTCACCAACCCGGCCACCGCTCAGACGCTCACTCATGTCCCGCTATCACCGGCTGTCGAAGTTGATGCGGCGGCCCAGGCTGCCCTGAAGGCCTTTCAGGAGTGGCGGCGTACCCCTGCCCCAGACCGGATTCAGTTCCTTTTCAAGCTCAAATTCTTGCTAGAAGAGCACCTCGACGAGCTGGCCCGCATCGTGACCAACGAATGCGGCAAGACCTACGCCGAGAGCGTGGGCGAAATCCGGCGTGGCATCGAGAACATCGAGGTTGCCTGTGGCATCCCCAGCCTGATGCAGGGCTACAACAACGAGGACATCGCCCGCGGCATCGACGAGCACATGATTCGGCAGCCGCTGGGCGTTGTGGCGGCCATCACCCCCTTCAACTTCCCGGCCATGATCCCGCTGTGGTTCCTGCCTTACGCCGTCGCTACCGGCAACTGCTTCATCCTCAAGCCCAGCGAGCGCGTCCCGATGGCCAGCCAGCGCCTGTTTGAACTGATCGCTCAGGCGGGCTTCCCGCCGGGCGTGCTGCAGCTGGTCAATGGCAGCAAAGAAACCGTCGACGCCATCCTGGATCACCCGGCAATCCGGGCGATCAGCTTCGTCGGCTCCACGCCGGTCGCCCGTTACATCTACCGCCGGGCCGCGGAAAATGGTAAGCGTGCCCAGTGCCAGGGTGGGGCCAAGAACCCGGTCGTGATTATGCCGGATGCCGACATGGTCACCACCACGCGCATCATGGCTGATTCAGCCTTTGGCTGCGCCGGGCAGCGTTGCCTGGCGGCGTCCGTGGCCATCACCGTTGGCGGAGCCAGGAACACCTTCACCGAAGCCATCGCCGAAGCTGCTGCCACCCGCGTGGTCGGCTACGGGCTGGATCCGGGTGTGGAGATGGGGCCGGTCATCACCGCGCAGAGCAAAGAACGCATTGAGGGCCTGATTGCAAAAGGCGCTCAGGAAGGCGCCAGCGTGCTCGTGGATGGGCGGGGTAAGCGAGTCAACGGCTATGAGGACGGCTATTTCATCTTCCCTACGGTTCTGGATGACGTACCGCCGGATAGCGAGATCGCTCATACCGAGATCTTCGGCCCCGTCCTGAGCCTGATGCATGTCCAGACGCTGGACGAAGCCATCGAGCTGGTCAACAACCGCCGCTATGGCAATATGGCCTGTATCTTCACCAGCGATGGCGCCAGCGCCCGCCGGTTCCGTTACGAGGCCAACGCCGGCAATATCGGCATCAACATCGGCGTGGCCGCACCGATGGCCTTCTTCCCCTTCAGCGGCTGGGGGGAAAGCTTCTTTGGGGACCTGCACGGCCAGGCCTGGCACGGCGTCGAATTCTACACGCAAACTAAGGTCGTGATCGAGCGCTGGCCGCGGGACTGGAGCCGCCGCTTCTAA
- the iolC gene encoding 5-dehydro-2-deoxygluconokinase, with protein sequence MGRSGIDLYSNDIGVPFEQITSFAAYVGGSPTNISVGANRLGLKTALLTGLGQDLVGDFILHFLNKEGIDTRYIVRKPGRRSAAVLLGIQPPDRFPLVFYRDNCADTEITIDDVLAAPIGQARVVQIAGTNLTKEPARSATFFAAELAREHGAKVVLDIDFRPDQWHDVRAFGVMIRALLPLVDTAIGTEDEINAAMLSDPTQVRPTQSLSDTRVAGDVEHAIATLLSRGPQALIQKRGAHGVRLHLASGEVIDVPGFPVEVYNILGAGDAFAAGFLYGYVKGWSWYRAARLGNACGAIVVTKHGCANFMPTMAEVEAFVRPYGGLE encoded by the coding sequence ATTGGCCGCAGCGGGATTGACCTGTACTCCAACGACATCGGCGTGCCGTTCGAGCAGATCACCAGCTTCGCGGCCTATGTCGGTGGCTCCCCCACCAACATCAGTGTGGGGGCCAACCGCCTGGGGTTGAAGACCGCCCTGCTGACCGGCCTGGGCCAGGACCTGGTCGGCGACTTCATCCTCCATTTCCTGAACAAAGAAGGCATCGATACCCGCTACATCGTGCGTAAGCCCGGTCGGCGCAGCGCCGCCGTGTTGCTTGGCATCCAGCCGCCGGATCGCTTTCCGCTGGTCTTTTACCGCGACAACTGCGCCGACACCGAGATCACAATCGACGATGTACTGGCCGCCCCAATCGGGCAGGCCAGGGTCGTGCAGATCGCCGGGACTAACCTGACCAAGGAACCTGCCCGCAGCGCCACCTTTTTTGCCGCGGAGCTGGCCCGCGAGCACGGCGCAAAAGTCGTTCTGGACATCGACTTCCGCCCCGACCAGTGGCATGATGTACGCGCCTTCGGCGTGATGATCCGCGCCCTGCTGCCGCTGGTGGATACTGCCATTGGTACTGAGGATGAGATCAATGCGGCGATGCTGAGCGACCCCACCCAGGTCAGGCCAACCCAGTCGCTTTCGGACACGCGGGTAGCTGGCGATGTCGAGCATGCCATCGCCACGCTGCTCAGTCGCGGCCCGCAGGCCCTGATCCAGAAGCGCGGGGCGCACGGCGTCCGCCTTCACCTGGCCAGCGGCGAAGTCATCGATGTGCCGGGCTTCCCGGTCGAGGTCTACAACATTCTGGGGGCCGGCGATGCCTTCGCCGCCGGTTTTCTGTACGGCTATGTCAAGGGCTGGAGCTGGTACCGCGCCGCCCGGCTGGGCAACGCCTGCGGCGCGATCGTCGTCACCAAGCACGGCTGCGCCAACTTCATGCCCACTATGGCCGAGGTCGAAGCGTTCGTCCGGCCCTATGGCGGTCTGGAGTGA
- the iolB gene encoding 5-deoxy-glucuronate isomerase: MNYTAETLLIRATDNGSTGIFAEVTPERAGWHYLNMAARRLNHGERWAATTGEHEYAHVILGGVCHIRTSRGDFLKIGRRPNVFSGMPYALYLPRRTDFEIEALTDGFEVASCWVPTDQDHPARLVTPVDSTIELRGGGNASRQINSIIPPGFDCHRIVACEVYTPGGNWSSYPPHKHDVHREDGHGNLLEADLEEIYFYKIDRPEGYAYQRVYNDDRSIDALMLARQHDCVLVPEGYHPVVSAHGYTTYYLNFLAGSAQSLAATDDPAYAWIKSTWTAIDPRLPVVDHDMEPVQL, translated from the coding sequence ATGAACTACACAGCTGAAACGCTCCTCATCCGCGCCACAGACAACGGCAGCACAGGTATCTTTGCCGAAGTCACGCCGGAACGCGCCGGCTGGCACTACCTGAACATGGCCGCTCGCCGCCTGAATCACGGCGAGCGCTGGGCCGCCACCACCGGTGAGCACGAATACGCCCATGTCATCCTGGGCGGTGTGTGCCACATCCGCACCAGCCGGGGCGATTTTCTCAAGATTGGCCGCCGCCCGAACGTCTTCAGCGGCATGCCTTATGCCCTCTACCTGCCCCGCCGCACCGACTTTGAGATCGAGGCACTGACTGACGGCTTCGAGGTGGCCAGCTGCTGGGTGCCCACCGACCAGGATCATCCCGCCCGGCTGGTCACGCCTGTTGACAGCACGATCGAACTGCGCGGCGGCGGCAATGCCTCCCGCCAGATCAACAGCATCATCCCGCCGGGTTTTGACTGTCACCGCATCGTGGCCTGCGAGGTCTACACGCCGGGCGGTAACTGGTCCAGCTATCCGCCGCACAAGCATGACGTCCACCGCGAGGATGGGCATGGGAACCTGTTGGAGGCTGACCTGGAGGAAATCTACTTCTACAAGATCGACCGGCCTGAAGGCTACGCCTACCAGCGCGTCTATAACGACGATCGCTCCATCGACGCGCTGATGCTGGCCCGGCAGCACGATTGCGTGCTCGTCCCGGAAGGCTACCATCCGGTCGTCAGCGCCCACGGCTATACCACGTACTACCTTAACTTCCTGGCCGGGTCGGCCCAGTCGCTGGCCGCCACTGACGATCCGGCCTATGCCTGGATCAAAAGCACCTGGACGGCGATCGATCCGCGCCTGCCAGTGGTGGATCACGACATGGAGCCGGTGCAGCTGTAA
- the iolD gene encoding 3D-(3,5/4)-trihydroxycyclohexane-1,2-dione acylhydrolase (decyclizing) codes for MTTRRLTMAQALIAFLQNQFVERDGVENPFFAGAWGIFGHGNVAGIGQALQQYAATFRYYQTRNEQAMVHLAVAYAKMKNRLQTFACTSSIGPGATNMITGAATATVNRIPVLLLPGDIFAGRLQAPVLQQLEWEHSQDISVNDCFKPVSRYWDRLTRPEQLLTALPEAMRVLTSPADTGAVTLALPQDVQTMAYDYPEVFFRRRVWHIPRNRPDAALLQQAAEWIRASRQPLIIAGGGVHYSDATAMLRRFVEATGIPVGETQAGKGALPYNHPSCLGAIGATGTRGANLIAREADLIIGIGTRYTDFTTASKTQFQNPDLRFININVAEFDAGKHSAIPLVGDARATLEELLGLLEGWAVDPAYRGRCADYNTAWDAEVERIYNLEHGPLLSQGEVIGVLNRLTRPQDVVLCAAGSLPGDLHKLWRTRDPKGYHLEYGYSCMGYEIPGGIGVKMAAPERDVWVMVGDGSYLMMPTEIVTAVQEGIAVKIVLLDNHGFASIGGLSKSVGSDGFGTKYRYRTASGHLDGEVLPIDYAANAESLGARVFRANSRDTLADAVRQAQQITDRPVCIVVETDRRQRVGSYESWWDVAVAEVSENPDVQAARHEYEVRKRQQRHYL; via the coding sequence ATGACCACCAGACGATTGACCATGGCGCAGGCGCTCATTGCGTTCCTGCAGAATCAGTTCGTCGAGCGCGACGGGGTGGAAAACCCGTTTTTCGCCGGAGCATGGGGAATCTTCGGCCACGGCAACGTAGCCGGGATTGGCCAGGCCCTGCAGCAATACGCGGCTACCTTCCGCTACTACCAGACCCGCAACGAACAGGCGATGGTTCACCTGGCCGTGGCCTACGCCAAGATGAAAAACCGCCTGCAGACCTTCGCCTGCACGTCGTCCATTGGCCCCGGCGCGACCAACATGATCACCGGCGCGGCGACCGCCACCGTCAACCGCATCCCGGTGCTGCTGCTGCCCGGCGACATCTTCGCCGGGCGTCTGCAGGCTCCCGTGCTCCAGCAGCTCGAATGGGAGCATTCGCAGGACATCTCGGTTAACGACTGCTTCAAGCCGGTCTCCCGCTACTGGGACCGCCTGACCCGCCCGGAGCAACTCCTGACCGCCCTGCCGGAGGCCATGCGTGTGCTGACCTCCCCGGCGGATACTGGCGCGGTGACGCTGGCCCTGCCGCAGGATGTGCAGACGATGGCCTATGATTACCCGGAAGTATTCTTCCGGCGGCGGGTCTGGCACATCCCGCGCAATCGTCCCGACGCCGCTCTGCTGCAGCAGGCCGCTGAATGGATCCGCGCCAGCCGCCAGCCGCTGATCATCGCCGGAGGCGGAGTCCACTACAGTGATGCGACGGCCATGCTGCGCCGCTTTGTAGAAGCAACCGGCATCCCCGTCGGGGAAACACAGGCTGGCAAGGGCGCCCTGCCCTACAACCATCCATCCTGCCTGGGCGCGATCGGCGCGACTGGCACCCGTGGTGCGAACCTGATCGCCCGCGAGGCTGACCTGATCATCGGCATTGGCACGCGCTACACCGATTTCACCACCGCCTCCAAGACCCAGTTCCAGAACCCGGACCTGCGCTTTATCAACATCAACGTGGCCGAGTTTGACGCCGGGAAGCACAGCGCCATCCCCCTGGTCGGCGACGCCCGCGCAACGCTGGAAGAACTGCTCGGTCTGCTGGAAGGCTGGGCGGTCGATCCGGCCTACCGGGGACGCTGCGCCGACTACAATACTGCCTGGGACGCCGAAGTCGAGCGCATCTACAACCTGGAGCACGGCCCGCTGCTCAGCCAGGGGGAGGTGATCGGTGTGCTCAACAGGCTCACCCGCCCGCAGGACGTGGTGCTTTGCGCGGCGGGCAGCCTGCCCGGCGACCTGCACAAGCTCTGGCGCACCCGCGACCCCAAAGGCTACCACCTGGAATACGGCTATTCCTGCATGGGCTACGAGATTCCGGGCGGGATCGGGGTCAAGATGGCCGCGCCGGAGCGCGATGTCTGGGTGATGGTCGGCGACGGCTCCTACCTGATGATGCCCACTGAAATCGTCACTGCCGTGCAGGAAGGCATCGCCGTCAAGATCGTACTGCTGGATAATCACGGCTTCGCCAGCATTGGTGGGCTTTCCAAGAGCGTGGGCAGCGACGGCTTCGGCACCAAGTACCGTTACCGCACCGCCTCCGGTCATCTGGACGGCGAGGTGCTGCCGATCGATTACGCCGCCAACGCGGAAAGCCTGGGTGCGCGCGTGTTCCGCGCCAACAGCCGGGACACCCTGGCCGACGCTGTGCGCCAGGCTCAGCAGATCACTGACCGCCCGGTATGCATCGTTGTGGAAACCGACCGCCGCCAGCGTGTGGGCAGCTACGAATCCTGGTGGGATGTGGCCGTGGCGGAAGTCTCGGAAAATCCCGACGTACAGGCCGCCCGCCACGAATATGAGGTGCGCAAGCGTCAGCAGCGCCACTACCTGTGA